One genomic segment of Desulfocapsa sulfexigens DSM 10523 includes these proteins:
- the radC gene encoding RadC family protein yields MEKEDWQRKGAGHRQRLRDRFLDRGLDGFSDKEILELLLSFGTPRSDCKEPARRALKQFGSLAAVLETPLAGLQEITGIGPKNGFAVHFIQAVARRYLRDRLQGKRYLTSSADVRDYLLHALRGLKKEVLCVIYLDSSHAILDTETVAEGTINVNTVYPRELIKKALQRNAAALIIAHNHPSGSIVPSSQDMQLTRTLSLLGGMMQIRLLDHIIIGDDSFSFADNGLMAEIHDACRETMERLHSSKV; encoded by the coding sequence ATGGAGAAGGAGGATTGGCAGAGAAAGGGGGCAGGACATAGACAGCGTCTCCGCGACCGATTCCTTGACCGGGGGCTTGATGGATTTAGCGATAAAGAAATTCTGGAACTGCTCCTTTCCTTTGGGACTCCCAGAAGTGATTGTAAAGAACCAGCGCGGAGAGCTCTGAAACAGTTTGGATCACTTGCTGCCGTACTCGAAACACCACTTGCCGGATTGCAGGAAATAACGGGTATTGGGCCCAAAAACGGTTTTGCTGTTCATTTTATTCAGGCAGTGGCCAGGCGTTACCTGAGGGATCGGCTTCAGGGGAAACGCTATCTCACCTCCTCTGCTGACGTGCGGGATTACCTCCTCCACGCGCTGCGTGGCCTCAAAAAAGAGGTCCTCTGTGTCATTTACCTTGATTCGTCACACGCTATTCTCGACACGGAAACCGTGGCTGAAGGTACCATTAACGTCAACACCGTCTACCCGCGAGAACTTATAAAAAAGGCTTTGCAGCGCAATGCTGCAGCTCTCATCATAGCGCACAATCATCCCTCTGGTTCAATTGTTCCATCATCACAGGATATGCAGCTTACAAGAACGCTCTCCTTACTTGGAGGTATGATGCAGATCCGTCTCCTTGATCATATCATTATAGGTGATGACAGTTTTTCCTTTGCTGATAATGGTCTGATGGCGGAGATCCATGATGCGTGCCGGGAGACAATGGAACGTCTTCATTCCAGCAAAGTATGA